From the Sphingomonas phyllosphaerae 5.2 genome, one window contains:
- a CDS encoding NAD(P)/FAD-dependent oxidoreductase, whose protein sequence is MAKSGTTVDVAIIGAGPAGLTAGYLLTKAGYSVAILERDARYVGGISRTVEHEGFRFDIGGHRFFSRSQEVVDLWNELLPDDFIERPRMSRIYYEGKFYSYPLRAFEALGNLGLVRSALCMASFGKAKLWPRREVKSFEDWTVNAFGRKLYSIFFKTYTEKVWGMPCDRMSADWAAQRIKGLSLWGAVVDGLKRSLGLNRRPNDGMGQAKTLLENFRYPRLGPGMMWDAARDRIVERDGQVLMGHALHQLRLSEATGRWTVTATGAEGLVSLNAAHVISSAPMRELASRLHPLPAALPEASNLKYRDFLTVALMIRSPDLFPDNWIYIHDPKVKVGRIQNFRSWSPEMVPDPAIACVGLEYFCFEGDGLWTSSDAQLVALATAEMATLGLCDPAQVTGGVVVRQEKAYPVYDEDYAQNVDMLRRELEGRYPTLHCVGRNGMHRYNNQDHAMMTAMLTVRNIQAGTRAYDVWAVNEDAEYHERGNEGEAAALASLRQVPSALKAA, encoded by the coding sequence ATGGCGAAGTCAGGCACTACGGTCGACGTAGCGATCATCGGTGCGGGGCCGGCGGGGCTCACCGCGGGCTATCTGCTGACCAAGGCCGGGTATTCGGTCGCGATCCTGGAGCGCGACGCGCGCTACGTCGGCGGCATCAGCCGGACCGTCGAGCACGAGGGCTTTCGCTTCGACATCGGCGGGCACCGCTTCTTCTCGCGCTCCCAGGAGGTCGTCGACCTCTGGAACGAGCTGCTGCCCGACGATTTCATCGAGCGCCCGCGGATGAGCCGCATCTATTACGAGGGCAAGTTCTACAGCTATCCGCTGCGCGCATTCGAGGCGCTCGGCAACCTCGGTCTCGTGCGCTCGGCGCTGTGCATGGCAAGCTTCGGCAAGGCGAAGCTGTGGCCGCGGCGCGAGGTGAAGAGCTTCGAGGACTGGACCGTCAACGCCTTCGGGCGGAAGCTGTATTCCATCTTCTTCAAGACCTACACCGAGAAGGTGTGGGGGATGCCGTGCGACCGGATGAGCGCGGACTGGGCGGCGCAGCGCATCAAGGGGCTGTCGCTATGGGGCGCGGTGGTCGACGGGCTGAAGCGCTCGCTGGGGCTCAATCGTCGTCCCAACGACGGCATGGGGCAGGCGAAGACGCTGCTCGAGAACTTCCGCTATCCGCGGCTCGGGCCGGGGATGATGTGGGACGCGGCGCGCGATCGCATCGTCGAGCGCGACGGTCAGGTGCTGATGGGTCATGCGCTGCACCAGCTGCGGCTGAGCGAGGCGACCGGGCGCTGGACGGTGACCGCCACCGGCGCCGAGGGCCTGGTCTCGCTCAACGCCGCGCACGTCATCTCCTCGGCGCCGATGCGAGAGCTGGCCAGCCGCCTTCACCCACTGCCCGCCGCGCTGCCGGAGGCGTCGAACCTGAAGTATCGCGACTTCCTGACGGTCGCGCTGATGATCCGTTCGCCCGATCTGTTTCCGGACAATTGGATCTACATCCACGATCCCAAGGTGAAAGTCGGCCGGATCCAGAACTTCCGTTCGTGGTCGCCCGAGATGGTGCCCGATCCCGCGATCGCGTGCGTCGGGCTCGAATATTTCTGCTTCGAGGGTGACGGACTGTGGACGTCGAGCGACGCGCAACTGGTCGCGCTCGCCACCGCCGAGATGGCGACGCTGGGCCTGTGCGATCCCGCACAGGTGACCGGCGGCGTGGTCGTGCGGCAGGAAAAGGCCTATCCGGTCTACGATGAGGATTATGCGCAGAACGTCGACATGCTGCGTCGCGAGCTGGAGGGTCGCTACCCCACGCTGCATTGCGTCGGGCGCAACGGCATGCACCGCTACAACAACCAGGACCACGCGATGATGACCGCGATGCTGACCGTCCGCAATATCCAGGCCGGCACGCGCGCCTACGACGTATGGGCGGTGAACGAAGACGCTGAATACCACGAGCGCGGCAACGAGGGCGAGGCGGCGGCGCTCGCCAGCCTGCGGCAGGTGCCGAGCGCATTGAAGGCCGCCTGA
- a CDS encoding argininosuccinate synthase: protein MSDQIKRVVLAYSGGLDTSVILKWLQTEYGCEVVTFTADLGQGEELEPARAKAELMGIKPEHIFIDDLREEFVKDYVFPMMRANALYEGLYLLGTSIARPLIAKRQIEIAKMVGADAVSHGATGKGNDQVRFELGYYALNPDIKVIAPWREWDLTSRTKLIEFAEANQIPVSKDKRGEAPFSTDANLLHTSSEGKVLEDPWDEVPEYVYSRTVNPEDAPDAPETITIDFERGDGVAVNGEALSPASLLAKLNDLGRTHGIGRLDLVENRFVGMKSRGMYETPGGTIYALAHRAIEQLTLDRGAAHLKDELAPRYAELVYNGFWFSPEREMLQAAVDHSQEKVAGTVRLKLYKGNVIVTGRKSPNSLYSEKVVTFEDDQGAYDQRDAAGFIKLNALRLRLLGRRDR, encoded by the coding sequence ATGTCCGATCAGATCAAGCGCGTCGTACTTGCCTATTCGGGGGGGCTGGACACCAGCGTGATCCTGAAATGGCTCCAGACCGAATATGGCTGCGAGGTCGTCACCTTCACCGCCGATCTGGGGCAGGGCGAGGAACTGGAGCCGGCGCGCGCCAAGGCCGAGCTGATGGGGATCAAGCCCGAGCATATCTTCATCGACGACCTGCGCGAGGAATTCGTCAAGGATTACGTCTTCCCGATGATGCGCGCCAATGCGCTGTACGAGGGGCTGTACCTGCTCGGCACTTCGATCGCGCGGCCGCTGATCGCCAAGCGGCAGATCGAGATCGCCAAGATGGTCGGCGCCGACGCGGTCAGCCACGGAGCTACCGGCAAGGGCAACGACCAGGTTCGTTTCGAACTCGGCTATTACGCGCTCAATCCGGACATCAAGGTGATCGCGCCGTGGCGCGAATGGGATCTGACCAGCCGCACGAAGCTGATCGAGTTCGCCGAGGCCAACCAGATTCCGGTCAGCAAGGACAAGCGCGGCGAGGCGCCGTTCTCGACCGACGCGAACCTGCTGCACACCTCGTCCGAGGGCAAGGTGCTCGAGGATCCCTGGGACGAGGTGCCCGAGTACGTCTATTCGCGCACCGTCAACCCGGAGGACGCGCCGGATGCGCCCGAGACGATCACGATCGATTTCGAGCGCGGGGACGGCGTCGCGGTCAACGGCGAGGCGCTGAGCCCGGCATCGCTGCTCGCGAAGCTGAACGACCTCGGCCGCACGCACGGCATCGGGCGCCTCGACCTCGTCGAGAATCGTTTCGTCGGCATGAAGAGCCGCGGCATGTACGAGACGCCGGGCGGCACGATCTACGCGCTCGCCCATCGCGCGATCGAGCAGCTCACGCTCGACCGGGGGGCCGCGCACCTCAAGGACGAACTTGCGCCGCGCTATGCCGAGCTGGTCTACAACGGCTTCTGGTTCAGCCCCGAGCGCGAGATGCTGCAGGCCGCGGTCGACCACTCGCAGGAGAAGGTCGCCGGCACCGTGCGGCTCAAGCTCTACAAGGGCAATGTGATCGTCACCGGCCGCAAGTCGCCGAATTCGCTATATTCCGAGAAGGTTGTGACCTTCGAGGACGATCAGGGCGCCTACGACCAGCGCGATGCGGCGGGTTTCATCAAGCTCAACGCACTGCGGCTGCGTCTTCTGGGGCGTCGCGATCGGTAA
- a CDS encoding EF-hand domain-containing protein yields the protein MKHHATLAAALVAFLSLPALSAVATGQETRASATAKLDKEFAASDANKDGFLSPAEVQARMGKMKMGGGKTLDPVHAKRVAALFLARADTNKDGKVSKAESDALMGAVFNAYDTNHDGKVDGTEAARARAAAKGATTGQAAPQR from the coding sequence ATGAAGCATCATGCCACCCTCGCCGCCGCGCTCGTCGCATTCCTGTCGTTGCCGGCGCTGAGCGCCGTCGCGACGGGACAGGAGACGCGTGCCAGCGCCACCGCCAAGCTCGACAAGGAGTTCGCCGCGTCCGACGCCAACAAGGACGGCTTTCTCTCGCCGGCCGAGGTTCAGGCGCGGATGGGCAAGATGAAGATGGGCGGCGGCAAGACGCTGGACCCCGTCCATGCCAAGCGTGTCGCGGCGCTGTTTCTGGCGCGCGCCGACACGAACAAGGACGGCAAGGTGAGCAAGGCCGAGTCGGACGCGCTGATGGGCGCGGTGTTCAACGCCTATGACACCAACCACGATGGCAAGGTCGACGGCACCGAGGCGGCGCGGGCACGCGCCGCGGCGAAGGGTGCGACGACCGGGCAGGCGGCGCCGCAACGCTGA
- a CDS encoding glycoside hydrolase family 3 protein, with translation MALLHRLMLLATASLLAGGAGAQETAGAAAAGATPSAVAHPEKWPKLPLKLRRDSRVEARIDAMLSRMSVEDKVGQLLQVDIASITPADLETYKLGSILNGGNSAPNNDEFAPPSQWLKLFDAYWDASVKRSDGRPVVPLIWGTDAVHGANNIVGATLFPHNIGLGAMRDPDLIQRIGAATAAETAATGIDWSFAPTVAVVQDDRWGRTYESYSEDPAIVESYAGKMVEGIQGTVGGDFMKPGHVISSIKHFLGDGGTGGRDQGDTRVTEDVLRDVHAAGYRSGLVAGALTVMPSFSSWNGTKMTGNKSLLTGVLKERLGFEGFTIGDWNAHGQVPGCTNEDCAAAINAGLDMFMYSGPGWKQLYANTLREAKDGTIPAARLDDAVRRILRVKVLAGTFEAGRPSTRPFSGRFALLGSPEHRAIARQAVRQSLVLLKNNGGVLPLKPGANILVAGRGADDIGQQAGGWSITWQGTGVTNASFPNGQSIWSGIDEAVRAGGGKATLAIDGRYAAKPDVAVVVFGETPYAEFTGDRPTLEYSPDDKSDLALLKRFKAAGVPVVAVFLSGRPMWVNPELNAADAFVAAFLPGTEGGGVADVLVAGADGRARHDFRGRLSFSWPRRLDQFVLNRRDAGYDPLFPIGYGLTYARAATVPPLSEARPAVSASDQNALFVRGRIVAGARLDVAGPVQQTRVDRAAQEDSLRFAFAGGGAASAAIEQARAIDLTREANGQLSLLIDYRVTAAPTGAVMLGMEGGKRADVPITGLVKGPIGAWRQLALPLRCFADGGVAMDKVTKPWILATEGRLGLDISSIRIASAPPGPVSCGMR, from the coding sequence ATGGCGCTACTTCACAGGCTGATGCTGCTGGCGACCGCGAGCCTTCTGGCGGGTGGGGCCGGCGCGCAAGAAACGGCCGGTGCGGCAGCAGCAGGAGCTACCCCGTCGGCGGTGGCGCACCCCGAGAAGTGGCCGAAGCTCCCGCTCAAATTGCGGCGCGATTCCAGGGTGGAGGCGCGTATCGACGCCATGCTGTCGCGGATGAGCGTCGAGGACAAGGTGGGACAGTTGCTGCAGGTCGACATTGCATCGATCACGCCGGCGGACCTGGAGACCTACAAGCTCGGCTCGATCCTGAACGGCGGCAATTCCGCGCCGAACAACGACGAATTCGCGCCGCCGTCGCAATGGCTTAAGTTGTTCGACGCCTATTGGGACGCGTCCGTGAAGCGCAGCGACGGGCGACCGGTCGTGCCGTTGATCTGGGGCACCGACGCGGTGCACGGCGCCAACAACATCGTCGGCGCGACGCTGTTCCCGCACAACATCGGGCTCGGCGCGATGCGCGATCCGGACCTGATTCAACGCATCGGTGCCGCAACCGCGGCGGAAACGGCCGCCACGGGGATCGACTGGAGCTTCGCGCCGACCGTTGCGGTGGTGCAGGACGACCGCTGGGGCCGCACGTACGAGAGTTATTCCGAAGATCCCGCGATCGTCGAATCCTATGCGGGCAAGATGGTCGAGGGCATCCAGGGAACCGTCGGCGGCGATTTCATGAAACCCGGCCACGTCATCTCTTCCATCAAGCATTTCCTTGGCGATGGCGGCACCGGCGGACGGGACCAGGGTGACACGCGCGTCACGGAGGACGTGCTGCGCGACGTCCATGCCGCCGGCTATCGCAGCGGGCTGGTCGCCGGCGCGCTGACCGTCATGCCCAGCTTCTCGAGCTGGAACGGGACGAAGATGACCGGCAACAAGAGCCTGTTGACCGGGGTGCTGAAGGAAAGGCTGGGCTTCGAGGGTTTCACGATCGGCGACTGGAACGCGCACGGGCAGGTGCCGGGCTGCACGAACGAGGATTGCGCCGCCGCGATCAACGCCGGGCTCGACATGTTCATGTATTCCGGCCCGGGCTGGAAACAGCTGTATGCCAACACGCTGCGCGAGGCGAAGGACGGCACGATCCCGGCGGCGCGGCTTGACGATGCGGTGCGGCGCATCCTTCGCGTCAAGGTGCTGGCCGGTACGTTCGAGGCGGGTCGCCCGTCCACGCGGCCCTTCTCGGGTCGCTTCGCCTTGCTGGGATCGCCGGAGCATCGCGCGATCGCACGCCAGGCGGTGCGCCAGTCGCTGGTGCTGCTCAAGAACAACGGCGGCGTGCTGCCGCTGAAGCCCGGGGCGAACATCCTGGTCGCCGGGCGCGGCGCCGACGACATCGGCCAGCAGGCGGGCGGCTGGTCGATCACCTGGCAGGGCACCGGCGTGACCAACGCCAGCTTCCCGAACGGGCAGTCGATCTGGTCGGGGATCGACGAAGCGGTACGCGCGGGCGGCGGGAAAGCGACGCTGGCGATCGACGGACGCTACGCCGCCAAGCCCGACGTGGCGGTGGTCGTGTTCGGCGAGACCCCCTATGCCGAATTCACCGGCGATCGCCCGACGCTGGAATACAGCCCCGACGACAAGTCCGATCTCGCGTTGCTCAAGCGGTTCAAGGCCGCCGGTGTCCCGGTGGTCGCGGTGTTCCTGTCGGGGCGGCCGATGTGGGTGAACCCGGAGTTGAACGCCGCCGACGCCTTCGTCGCGGCGTTCCTGCCCGGCACCGAAGGCGGCGGCGTGGCCGACGTGTTGGTCGCGGGCGCGGATGGTCGCGCCCGGCACGACTTCCGCGGGAGGCTCAGCTTCTCGTGGCCCAGGCGGCTCGACCAGTTCGTGCTCAACCGACGCGACGCCGGATACGACCCGCTGTTCCCGATCGGTTACGGCCTGACCTATGCACGCGCGGCGACGGTGCCGCCGCTGAGCGAGGCACGACCGGCGGTAAGCGCATCGGACCAGAACGCGCTGTTCGTCCGCGGACGGATCGTCGCGGGTGCGCGGCTCGATGTCGCCGGACCCGTGCAGCAGACCCGCGTCGATCGCGCCGCGCAGGAGGACAGCCTGCGCTTCGCCTTCGCAGGTGGCGGCGCGGCAAGCGCGGCCATCGAGCAGGCGCGCGCCATCGACCTGACCCGCGAGGCGAACGGCCAGTTGAGCCTGCTGATCGATTATCGTGTCACTGCGGCCCCTACAGGCGCCGTGATGCTGGGCATGGAAGGCGGCAAGCGCGCCGACGTGCCGATCACCGGGCTTGTGAAAGGTCCGATCGGCGCGTGGCGGCAACTCGCGTTGCCATTGCGCTGCTTCGCGGACGGTGGCGTGGCGATGGACAAGGTCACCAAGCCGTGGATCCTCGCCACCGAGGGGCGGCTCGGTCTCGACATCTCGTCGATCCGGATCGCCAGCGCACCGCCCGGCCCGGTCAGCTGCGGCATGCGGTGA
- a CDS encoding glycoside hydrolase 5 family protein: protein MNPTIDRRLLLGSAVLLAGCATMRGGDAAHRQFVRRDGMRLMTGDRRYRFVGANMWYAAYLGADAAYGNRARLIRELDALAALGVTNLRILASAEEGPLHHSIKPGFRTATTVNDALLGGLDFALAEMAKRNIRAVLYLTNFWEWSGGMMTYLSYVNGGRYIDVDDPAHPWPAFANFNAQFYGNDRAVGLYHDWVRALVTRSNGVTGIRYADDPTIMAWQLANEPRPAGDLAHAAPPQFHAWVQGTARLIKSLDPHHLVSTGSEGLMGALGQPEIVLAEHAIAEVDYLTAHIWPNNWEWVRQADLPGTHARGEALSQEYIDQHVGFARQLNKPLVIEEFGYPRDGGSNDPAMSTQYKDRFYRLIYAAVERDMAHGGPTAGTNFWAWNGEARAQHADFKFQPGDLQYMGDPPHEPQGWYGIFAGDTTTRIVADHAAAVARLPAPR from the coding sequence ATGAACCCCACAATCGACCGTCGCCTGCTGCTGGGCTCTGCGGTGTTGCTTGCCGGTTGCGCGACAATGCGCGGCGGTGACGCAGCGCACCGCCAGTTCGTCCGGCGCGACGGCATGCGCCTGATGACCGGCGACCGGCGCTACCGCTTCGTCGGCGCGAACATGTGGTATGCCGCGTATCTCGGTGCCGACGCCGCTTACGGCAATCGGGCGCGACTGATCCGCGAACTGGACGCGCTGGCGGCGCTGGGCGTCACCAACCTGCGCATCCTCGCGTCGGCCGAAGAGGGGCCGCTGCACCATTCGATCAAGCCGGGTTTCCGCACCGCGACGACGGTGAACGACGCGCTGCTCGGCGGACTGGACTTCGCGCTGGCGGAAATGGCCAAGCGCAACATCCGTGCGGTGCTGTACCTGACCAATTTCTGGGAATGGTCGGGCGGGATGATGACGTACCTGTCGTACGTCAACGGCGGTCGCTACATCGACGTGGACGATCCTGCGCACCCGTGGCCGGCGTTCGCCAACTTCAACGCGCAATTCTACGGCAACGACCGGGCGGTCGGGCTATACCATGACTGGGTGCGGGCATTGGTGACGCGCAGCAATGGCGTGACGGGTATCCGCTATGCCGACGATCCGACGATCATGGCGTGGCAGCTTGCCAACGAACCGCGCCCGGCGGGCGATCTGGCGCACGCGGCACCGCCGCAATTCCATGCCTGGGTGCAGGGCACCGCGCGGCTCATCAAGTCGCTCGATCCTCACCATCTGGTCTCCACCGGATCGGAAGGGTTGATGGGCGCCCTGGGGCAGCCCGAGATCGTGCTGGCCGAACACGCCATCGCCGAGGTCGATTACCTCACTGCGCATATCTGGCCGAACAATTGGGAATGGGTGCGTCAGGCCGACCTGCCCGGCACCCATGCGCGCGGCGAAGCGCTGAGCCAGGAATATATCGACCAGCACGTCGGCTTCGCACGTCAATTGAACAAGCCGCTGGTGATCGAGGAGTTCGGTTATCCCCGTGATGGGGGCAGCAACGATCCGGCGATGTCGACGCAGTACAAGGATCGCTTCTACCGGCTGATCTACGCCGCGGTCGAGCGCGACATGGCGCATGGCGGCCCGACCGCCGGGACCAACTTCTGGGCATGGAACGGCGAGGCGCGCGCGCAACATGCCGACTTCAAGTTCCAGCCCGGCGACCTGCAATACATGGGCGACCCCCCGCACGAGCCACAGGGATGGTATGGCATCTTCGCCGGCGACACGACGACGCGGATCGTCGCCGACCATGCAGCGGCGGTCGCTCGCCTGCCCGCGCCGCGGTGA
- a CDS encoding SAM-dependent methyltransferase — MALIDVFLRRAIARGRLTLTKPDGSVSVFGKDDPDLKPVSFRITDTRVYREIAADPALGVAEAFMDGRLIVEEGDILDLLMLATSNSRWENGSNRLAASPLRRLGGQIRHRFLTANKALASKRNVAHHYDLSDRLYDLFLDADKQYSCAYYTDTANPLEQAQADKKAHIVAKLAIAPGMRVLDIGCGWGGMALYIHAKTGAEVLGITLSEEQLKVARRRAEEAGVADKVRFELIDYRALEGPFDRIVSVGMFEHVGVRNFRTYLNKCRNLLTADGVMLLHTIGRGDGPNFTDKFTDKYIFPGGYIPALSEVLKANEQIRWFVTDIEVLRMHYALTLRDWYKRTVAAHDQIVALYDERFFRMWTYYLAGAIVSFTNGPLVNYQIQFSRDRLSLPLTRDYMIEEERRLREI, encoded by the coding sequence ATGGCCCTGATCGATGTGTTCCTCCGCCGCGCCATTGCCCGCGGTCGTCTGACCCTCACCAAGCCCGACGGTTCCGTCTCCGTCTTCGGGAAGGACGATCCCGACCTGAAGCCGGTGTCGTTCCGCATCACCGACACCAGGGTCTACCGCGAGATCGCCGCCGATCCCGCGCTGGGCGTCGCCGAGGCGTTCATGGACGGGCGGCTGATCGTCGAGGAAGGCGACATCCTCGACCTGCTGATGCTGGCGACCAGCAACAGTCGCTGGGAGAATGGCAGCAATCGGCTGGCCGCCAGCCCGCTCCGGCGGCTCGGCGGGCAGATTCGCCACCGTTTCTTAACCGCGAACAAGGCGCTCGCCTCCAAGCGCAACGTCGCGCACCATTACGACCTGTCGGACCGGCTGTACGACCTGTTTCTCGACGCCGACAAGCAATATAGCTGCGCCTATTACACCGACACCGCCAATCCGCTGGAGCAGGCGCAGGCCGACAAGAAGGCGCATATCGTCGCCAAACTCGCCATCGCGCCGGGGATGCGCGTGCTCGATATCGGCTGCGGCTGGGGCGGGATGGCGCTGTATATCCACGCGAAGACCGGCGCCGAGGTGTTGGGGATCACGCTGTCGGAGGAACAGCTGAAGGTCGCGCGCCGCCGCGCCGAGGAGGCCGGCGTCGCCGACAAGGTACGCTTCGAGCTGATCGACTATCGCGCGCTGGAAGGGCCGTTCGACCGCATCGTATCGGTCGGCATGTTCGAGCATGTCGGCGTGCGCAATTTCCGCACCTATCTCAACAAATGTCGCAATCTGCTGACGGCGGACGGCGTGATGCTGCTCCACACGATCGGGCGCGGCGACGGGCCGAACTTCACCGACAAGTTCACCGACAAGTACATCTTCCCCGGCGGCTACATCCCCGCATTGTCCGAAGTGCTGAAAGCGAACGAGCAGATCCGCTGGTTCGTCACCGATATCGAGGTGCTGCGCATGCATTACGCGCTGACGCTGCGCGACTGGTACAAGCGGACGGTGGCGGCACACGACCAGATCGTCGCGCTTTACGACGAGCGCTTCTTCCGGATGTGGACGTATTATCTGGCCGGCGCGATCGTGTCCTTCACGAACGGCCCGCTCGTCAACTACCAAATCCAGTTCAGCCGCGACCGCCTGAGCCTGCCGCTGACCCGCGACTATATGATCGAAGAGGAGCGCAGGCTGCGCGAGATCTGA
- the thrC gene encoding threonine synthase has translation MRYVSTRGTAPALDFAGVTLAGLASDGGLYVPEHWPTLSPEEIGALKGLSYVDTAVAVMAPFVAGALTREELRDLCTAAYGAFSHDAVTPLVQLDHDQWLLELFHGPTLAFKDVALQLLGHLFEKFLAGTTQHLTIVGATSGDTGSAAIDAVAGRSGVDIFMLHPEGRVSDVQRRQMTTVGAPNVHNIAIRGDFDTAQALVKAMFNDTSFAGRFRLSAVNSINWARLMAQVVYYFYAAVRLGAPAKPVAFSVPTGNFGDVFAGYVAARMGLPVAKLVVATNVNDILARALASGDYSSRQVVPTVTPSMDIQVSSNFERLLFDLGGRDGAALAEQMRSFEDARAIRLTNAQTQGAADLFVGERVDSDDMARAMRHAHERSGQVIDPHTAIALAAAHRHAQPGVPMVTLATAHPAKFGDAVERSTGTRPVLPARVGDLFEREERFVTLDATYEAVSGYVADHAVPRA, from the coding sequence ATGCGCTATGTCAGCACCCGCGGAACCGCCCCCGCGCTCGATTTTGCGGGCGTGACGCTCGCCGGCCTCGCCAGCGACGGCGGGCTCTATGTCCCCGAACACTGGCCGACGCTGTCGCCCGAAGAGATCGGCGCCCTGAAGGGATTGTCGTACGTCGATACCGCGGTGGCGGTGATGGCGCCGTTCGTCGCCGGCGCGCTGACCCGCGAGGAACTGCGCGACTTGTGCACGGCCGCTTACGGCGCGTTCAGCCACGATGCCGTGACGCCGCTGGTGCAGCTCGATCACGATCAATGGCTGCTGGAGCTGTTCCACGGGCCGACCCTGGCGTTCAAGGACGTCGCGCTGCAGCTGCTGGGCCATCTGTTCGAGAAGTTCCTGGCCGGCACGACCCAGCACCTGACGATCGTCGGCGCGACCAGCGGCGATACCGGGTCGGCGGCGATCGACGCGGTGGCGGGGCGCAGCGGCGTCGACATCTTCATGCTCCACCCCGAGGGGCGGGTGAGCGACGTGCAGCGGCGGCAGATGACGACGGTCGGCGCGCCCAACGTCCACAACATCGCGATTCGCGGCGACTTCGACACCGCGCAGGCGCTGGTGAAGGCGATGTTCAACGACACGTCGTTCGCCGGACGTTTCCGGCTGTCGGCGGTGAATTCCATCAACTGGGCGCGGTTGATGGCGCAGGTGGTCTATTACTTCTACGCCGCGGTGCGGCTGGGCGCGCCGGCGAAGCCGGTGGCGTTCAGCGTGCCGACCGGCAATTTCGGCGACGTCTTCGCCGGCTACGTCGCGGCACGGATGGGGCTGCCGGTCGCGAAGCTGGTGGTGGCGACCAACGTCAACGACATCCTGGCGCGCGCGCTGGCGAGCGGCGACTATTCGAGTCGGCAGGTGGTGCCGACCGTGACGCCGTCGATGGACATCCAGGTGTCGAGCAATTTCGAGCGGCTGCTGTTCGACCTCGGCGGGCGCGACGGCGCGGCGCTGGCAGAGCAGATGCGCAGCTTCGAGGATGCGCGCGCGATCCGGCTGACCAACGCACAGACCCAGGGTGCCGCGGACCTGTTCGTCGGCGAACGCGTCGACAGCGACGACATGGCCCGTGCGATGCGCCACGCGCACGAGCGGTCCGGGCAGGTGATCGATCCGCATACCGCCATCGCCCTGGCCGCCGCGCACCGCCACGCGCAGCCGGGGGTGCCGATGGTGACGCTGGCGACCGCGCATCCCGCGAAGTTCGGCGACGCGGTAGAGCGCTCGACCGGTACGCGTCCGGTCCTGCCGGCGCGCGTCGGCGACCTGTTCGAGCGCGAGGAACGCTTCGTGACGCTCGACGCCACCTATGAGGCGGTGAGCGGCTATGTCGCCGACCACGCCGTGCCGCGCGCCTGA
- a CDS encoding class I SAM-dependent methyltransferase has product MELSTLIGEPWADYGLIDSGNGRKLERYGRFRFIRPEPQALWAPAGNDWRAQGEFVPGSDEEGGGQWQFAEPVPRDGWPLAWGEGDARVRFTAQTTPFRHLGFFPDMAPVWSWMRGRVAGTAAPECLNLFGYTGVGTLAMSAVGARMVHVDASKKSVEAARGNAALSGLGDAPVRWIVDDAAKFVAREVRRGRRYDGILLDPPKYGRGPDGEVWRLEEHLPALIADCRQLLDAESRYLFLTVYAVRMSALAIGEMLRQAFADLPGRVEAGELAVREEARGLALPTAIWARWSR; this is encoded by the coding sequence ATGGAATTGTCGACGCTGATCGGCGAGCCGTGGGCGGATTACGGGCTGATCGATTCGGGAAACGGTCGCAAGCTGGAGCGATACGGCCGCTTCCGCTTCATCCGCCCCGAGCCGCAGGCGCTCTGGGCACCGGCCGGGAACGACTGGCGCGCGCAGGGCGAGTTCGTACCGGGCAGCGACGAGGAAGGCGGCGGCCAATGGCAGTTCGCCGAACCGGTGCCGCGCGACGGCTGGCCGCTGGCGTGGGGAGAGGGCGACGCGCGCGTCCGCTTCACCGCGCAGACGACGCCCTTCCGCCACCTCGGCTTCTTTCCCGACATGGCGCCGGTGTGGTCGTGGATGCGCGGGCGCGTTGCGGGGACCGCGGCGCCGGAATGCCTGAACCTGTTCGGTTACACCGGGGTCGGCACGCTGGCGATGTCGGCGGTCGGCGCCAGGATGGTGCATGTCGATGCATCGAAGAAGTCGGTCGAGGCGGCGCGCGGCAATGCGGCGCTTTCCGGACTGGGCGACGCCCCGGTGCGATGGATCGTCGACGATGCCGCGAAGTTCGTAGCGCGCGAGGTGCGACGCGGGCGACGCTATGACGGCATCCTGCTCGATCCGCCGAAGTACGGGCGCGGGCCGGATGGCGAGGTGTGGCGGCTGGAGGAACATCTGCCGGCGCTGATCGCGGATTGCCGGCAGTTGCTGGATGCCGAGTCGCGCTATCTGTTCCTGACCGTCTATGCGGTGCGGATGTCGGCGCTGGCGATCGGCGAGATGCTGCGCCAGGCGTTCGCCGACCTGCCGGGGCGCGTCGAGGCAGGCGAACTGGCGGTGCGCGAGGAAGCACGCGGACTGGCGTTGCCGACCGCGATCTGGGCGCGGTGGTCGCGATAG